The following are from one region of the Prochlorococcus marinus str. SB genome:
- a CDS encoding carboxysome peptide B: protein MEIMKVLGRMVCTQRVAGLGHMNLRILENNKGKKLVAVDPVGAREGNWVFTASGSAARFACPNPEVQTDLTIGGIIDYWESD, encoded by the coding sequence ATGGAAATAATGAAGGTTCTGGGAAGGATGGTATGTACTCAAAGAGTCGCAGGCTTAGGTCACATGAATTTAAGAATTTTAGAAAATAATAAAGGAAAGAAATTAGTCGCTGTTGATCCTGTTGGTGCTAGAGAAGGGAACTGGGTTTTTACTGCTAGTGGCTCTGCGGCTCGATTTGCATGCCCTAATCCAGAAGTTCAAACCGATTTAACAATTGGCGGTATTATTGATTATTGGGAGAGTGATTAA